The Nitrososphaerales archaeon genomic interval AGACCATCACCAGTTGCCAGAAAGCGAAATGGATAATGACAGGGTTCTGAATGCATGGAAGTATGGGATTGATGGCGGAAGGGATGTGTCTGCGGGAGGTATGTGCTACATGGTAGCCAAGACGTTGGATAGCAGAAACAGGGATCTTGCATCACTAGCTGTTGTATCTGCTGTTGCGGATAGGCAGGATCAGGGTGAGAAAAAATCCCTTACAGGCTTGAATTCTGAAATAGCAGACATCGCAAAATCATTGGGCTTGATAAGCATAGACCTAGACCTTTTGCTTGTTGGCAGGGAAACCAGGCCCATACATGAATCGCTCGCCTACACTTCTTTTCCCTACATAGATGGTCTTACATGGAATGCCGATTCGTGTTTATCTCTGCTAACCAATGCTGGTCTAAAGTTAAAGGATGACGGCAGATGGCGTGTGTTAGCCGAACTGAGCGAGGATGAAAAGAGCAAGATGCTCGAAACTATAGCAAAGTTTGTGGCACAAACGTCCAGGTCCAGTAATATAGTAGATGATTTGGTCGGCTACATCTATACTCTGCTAAAGGAGGACAAGAGAAGTATGTTGAGGGATGCTAGAGAGTTTTCTACGATGCTGAATGCATGCGGTAGGATAAGGAAAGCAGGAGTTGGTGTGGCAATATGTTTGGGTGATAGAGCGTCGATGTTAAAGGAGGGAGAGTCCATAGTAAGTCAGTACAGAGGCTCATTGCGCAATTACCTCAGTACGATCCTTAGTGAGAGGTGGAGACTAGTTGATGACGGCAGAACGGTGCTTGTGAATGGAGAGGGTTTGATCGCTGAGGATATGCTGGGCGCAGTTTCCTCTCTCTTAAGCGGCTCACCCTCGCTTTATGGAAGACTGCTCTTCATAAGAACCAGAAGTGAAGACGGTTCATACAAGTTTTCCTCCAGAAAATGTCTGCGATGTGAATCAAGTGTAAACTTGGGATTGCTCATGCGCGAGTGTTCTGCAAAGTTTAACGGCAGTGGAGGTGGGCACGATGCAGCTGCTGGAGCCAGGGTCGCAGGTGACAAGGTGGAAGAGTTCATTGCCTGCATAAAGGAAAATGTCGCAGCAGGTTAAAGTTACCATCCGACTTGACCTTAAGGACGAAAAAAAGGTCGAGTCGTTTATGAAAGCATTAATACCAGACAACATTAACTTTCCGCGAGGCCTAAACATGGATATGAGTGCTGAAGGGACTGAATTAGTTTTGTTGTTCGAAAGTTCTGGCAAGTTCGACCATTTGATTTCTACTGTTGATGAAGTTATGGAGCATATCTCTGTGATGAGCAGGGTTCTGGGGTGATCCCATTTTTATGCTTGATGCTAAGATCATTAGGGATCAACCAGAGATCATAAGGGCTATGCTTAAAAAAAGGCATGTTGAATTCCCGTTAGAGGAGTTGGTTAATTTTGACCAAAAAAGGCGGGCATTGATAACGGAGGCACAGGAGCTCAAGCACAAGAGGAATATTGTTTCTGAAAAGATCGCTATGGAGAAGAAGAAGGGTTTTGATGCTTCAGAACACATAAAGGAAATGAAAGTCATATCTGATAGGATAGCTGCTCTTGACAATGAAATAGATCAGGCTGAAAGGCGTTACCGTGAACTTATGCTATCGATACCCAATATTGTTCATGAATCCGTGCCTGATGGAAGGGATGAGAATGACAACGTGGAAGTTCGAAGATGGGGGGAACCTTTGAAGTTCGATTTTAGAGTAAAAGACCATATCGATATCACATCGTCGTTAAACCTGATAGATCTTGAAAGGGCAGCAAAGATTTCTGGTGCTAGGTTTTACTTTCTGAAAGGTGACCTTGTGAAACTCAACCATGCCTTGATACATTTTGCACTAGACTTTTTGGCCAAGAAGGGCTACACGCCCATACAAACACCTTACATGATCAATAGGAAGGCAATGGAAGGCGCCATTATAGTTAGCGATTTTCGAGATGTGATATACAAAATAGAGGATGAAGACCTATACCTAATAGGCACGGCGGAGCATGCCATAGTTGCGATGCATATGAATGAAATATTCGATGCA includes:
- a CDS encoding DHH family phosphoesterase, translated to MSVRGFQESLRFFRDKIFDVISADKEIAVITHVDADGITSGSIITKALIRNDAKCVLRTVSDMNANTIAKLKEENHEFYIICDLGAGFAEEMQNAFGENYLVIDHHQLPESEMDNDRVLNAWKYGIDGGRDVSAGGMCYMVAKTLDSRNRDLASLAVVSAVADRQDQGEKKSLTGLNSEIADIAKSLGLISIDLDLLLVGRETRPIHESLAYTSFPYIDGLTWNADSCLSLLTNAGLKLKDDGRWRVLAELSEDEKSKMLETIAKFVAQTSRSSNIVDDLVGYIYTLLKEDKRSMLRDAREFSTMLNACGRIRKAGVGVAICLGDRASMLKEGESIVSQYRGSLRNYLSTILSERWRLVDDGRTVLVNGEGLIAEDMLGAVSSLLSGSPSLYGRLLFIRTRSEDGSYKFSSRKCLRCESSVNLGLLMRECSAKFNGSGGGHDAAAGARVAGDKVEEFIACIKENVAAG
- the serS gene encoding serine--tRNA ligase, whose protein sequence is MLDAKIIRDQPEIIRAMLKKRHVEFPLEELVNFDQKRRALITEAQELKHKRNIVSEKIAMEKKKGFDASEHIKEMKVISDRIAALDNEIDQAERRYRELMLSIPNIVHESVPDGRDENDNVEVRRWGEPLKFDFRVKDHIDITSSLNLIDLERAAKISGARFYFLKGDLVKLNHALIHFALDFLAKKGYTPIQTPYMINRKAMEGAIIVSDFRDVIYKIEDEDLYLIGTAEHAIVAMHMNEIFDAKQLPVRYAGVSPCFRKEAGAHGRDTKGIFRVRQFEKVEQFAFAKPEESWNMHEQMLNNAEEFFQLLRIPYRVMLLCSADLGKVSSKTYDIEAWMPGQNAYREIVSCSNCLEYQARRLGVKYREKPNEESKFVHTLNSTLVATERTLVAILENYQTKRGTVRIPDVLKPYMDDIEELK